From a single Deinococcus humi genomic region:
- the pckA gene encoding phosphoenolpyruvate carboxykinase (ATP), protein MSLTANSPLTDLGIENATVHLNPGVDELYAHAVRLGEGVKAATGPLTVHTDKTGRSPKDRFIVEDDQTRDAVWWEGFNRPISGEVFDRLLAKMTKHAEGRELFVQQVFAGTDKKHRIAVRMITEMAYHSLFVHNMFVRPTPEERADFEADWTVLNIPSFKADPAVDGVRSETFILVNFGKRMIIAGGTQYAGENKKGIFGVMNFLLPDQGVMPMHCSANVGENGDVALFFGLSGTGKTTLSADPARRLIGDDEHGWTESGVFNFEGGCYAKVIRLNPEAEPDIYRTTQTYGTVLENVVLREDGTPDLDDDSLTENTRSAYPITQIDNIQPGSIAGHPKNVVFLTADAFGVLPPISRLSPDQTMYQFISGFTAKIPGTEEGVTEPSPTFSTCFGAPFMPRHPGEYARLLAKKVEDSGATVWLVNTGWSGGMYGQGKRMSIAHTRALINAALSGELDSVTFEREPFFNLEIPTQVPGVPSEVLNPRDAWTDKAAYDETARKLARMFRENFKRFEAGVDASVTNSMPDPDVQG, encoded by the coding sequence ATGAGCCTGACTGCAAACAGTCCGCTGACCGATCTCGGCATTGAGAATGCCACCGTCCACCTGAATCCTGGCGTGGACGAGCTCTACGCTCACGCCGTCCGGCTGGGTGAGGGCGTTAAGGCTGCCACCGGCCCGCTGACCGTTCACACCGACAAAACAGGACGCAGCCCCAAAGACCGCTTCATCGTCGAGGACGATCAGACCCGCGACGCGGTGTGGTGGGAGGGCTTCAACCGTCCTATCAGTGGCGAGGTCTTCGATCGCCTACTGGCAAAAATGACAAAGCACGCCGAGGGACGTGAGCTGTTTGTCCAGCAGGTCTTCGCAGGCACCGACAAGAAGCATCGCATCGCCGTGCGGATGATCACCGAGATGGCCTACCACTCCCTCTTTGTCCACAACATGTTTGTGCGGCCCACGCCGGAAGAGCGGGCCGATTTTGAAGCCGACTGGACCGTGCTGAACATACCCAGCTTCAAGGCTGATCCGGCGGTGGATGGGGTCCGCAGCGAGACCTTCATTCTGGTCAACTTCGGCAAGCGGATGATCATTGCGGGCGGCACGCAGTACGCGGGCGAGAACAAGAAGGGCATTTTCGGCGTCATGAACTTCCTGCTGCCAGACCAGGGCGTGATGCCCATGCACTGCTCGGCCAATGTAGGGGAGAACGGCGATGTGGCGCTGTTCTTCGGCCTCAGCGGAACGGGCAAGACCACCCTGAGCGCAGACCCGGCACGCAGGCTGATCGGCGACGATGAGCACGGCTGGACGGAAAGCGGAGTCTTCAACTTCGAGGGTGGCTGCTACGCCAAGGTGATCCGCCTGAATCCGGAGGCCGAACCTGACATCTACCGCACCACCCAGACCTACGGCACCGTGCTGGAAAATGTGGTCCTGCGGGAAGACGGCACGCCCGATCTGGACGACGACAGCCTGACCGAGAACACCCGCAGCGCCTATCCCATCACGCAGATCGACAACATCCAGCCGGGCAGCATTGCGGGTCATCCCAAGAACGTGGTGTTCCTGACCGCCGACGCCTTCGGCGTGTTGCCGCCCATCAGCCGCCTGAGCCCGGACCAGACCATGTATCAGTTCATCAGCGGCTTTACCGCCAAGATCCCCGGCACGGAAGAGGGCGTCACCGAGCCCAGCCCCACCTTCAGCACCTGCTTCGGCGCACCGTTCATGCCCCGGCACCCCGGCGAGTACGCCCGCCTGCTGGCGAAGAAGGTGGAGGACAGCGGCGCCACCGTCTGGCTGGTGAATACTGGCTGGAGCGGCGGGATGTACGGCCAGGGCAAGCGCATGAGTATCGCCCACACCCGCGCCCTGATCAACGCGGCGCTAAGCGGTGAGCTGGACAGTGTGACGTTCGAGCGCGAACCGTTCTTCAACCTGGAAATTCCCACCCAGGTGCCGGGTGTGCCCAGCGAGGTCCTCAATCCCCGCGACGCCTGGACTGACAAGGCCGCCTACGACGAGACGGCCAGGAAGCTGGCCCGCATGTTCCGCGAGAATTTCAAGCGCTTTGAGGCGGGCGTGGATGCGTCGGTGACGAACAGCATGCCCGATCCGGACGTCCAGGGCTAG
- a CDS encoding sugar ABC transporter permease, whose amino-acid sequence MTTLPTHNDAAPEVYVHHEPGLLRKALPWLVTAALVIALGTLAFYLNRNMQGRPKSFTIYFVERGWIRFLLFLLAASGVLALTSLLGQRIGMARTGRKVSYSAVLGVQLTHLFLILVVLVAIYPLFYVLVAAFDPRNSLFAFPDFSNPNILYKTGLLPRLEVLSYENFQKLFEGVTIPLWQLLLAGLSGAALTALAILAIVGRVGRESESLNRTRTWALRVLMVAVAVLVIFMGPAQFGGSTNESKFLLSVRNTLLVSGITGILAILLSTTAGYAMARLRFPGRFQTLLFFIFIQMFPVFLALVAVYSLMVILGLSNTFTGLILAYSGGAIAFNTWIFKGYVESLPESLEEAAMVDGATRWQTFVRVVLPLSGGILVFIFLNQFIGTYAEFILANILLTGVEKWTVGIMLLSFTQGQFSTKWGVFAAAATLGALPIVALFYGFQGYFVGGTVSGGVKE is encoded by the coding sequence ATGACCACCCTGCCTACGCACAACGACGCTGCGCCGGAGGTCTACGTTCACCATGAGCCGGGGCTACTGAGAAAGGCCCTGCCGTGGCTGGTGACTGCCGCCCTGGTCATCGCTCTGGGGACATTGGCCTTCTATCTGAACAGGAATATGCAGGGCCGGCCCAAGAGCTTCACCATCTATTTCGTCGAACGCGGCTGGATTCGCTTCCTGCTGTTCCTGCTGGCTGCCAGTGGCGTGCTGGCCCTGACCAGTCTGCTGGGTCAGCGCATCGGCATGGCCCGCACCGGGCGCAAGGTCAGCTACAGCGCTGTTCTGGGTGTACAACTCACGCACCTGTTCCTGATTCTGGTGGTGCTGGTGGCGATCTACCCGCTGTTTTACGTGCTGGTGGCCGCCTTCGATCCGCGCAACAGCCTGTTCGCCTTCCCGGATTTTTCCAATCCCAATATTCTGTACAAGACAGGCCTGCTGCCCCGCCTGGAAGTGCTGAGTTACGAGAATTTTCAAAAACTGTTTGAGGGTGTCACCATTCCGCTGTGGCAACTGTTGCTGGCCGGACTTTCCGGCGCGGCGCTGACCGCTCTGGCGATCCTGGCGATTGTCGGACGCGTGGGGCGCGAGAGCGAGAGCCTTAACCGGACCCGCACCTGGGCACTACGGGTACTCATGGTGGCCGTGGCCGTGCTGGTGATCTTCATGGGGCCTGCGCAGTTCGGGGGCAGCACCAACGAGAGCAAGTTCCTGCTGTCGGTGCGCAACACGCTGCTGGTGTCGGGCATTACCGGCATCCTGGCAATCCTGCTCTCCACCACCGCGGGTTACGCGATGGCCCGGCTGCGCTTCCCGGGACGCTTCCAGACGCTGCTGTTTTTCATCTTCATCCAGATGTTCCCGGTGTTCCTGGCGCTGGTGGCCGTCTACTCCCTGATGGTGATCCTCGGCCTGAGCAACACCTTCACCGGACTGATTCTGGCCTACAGCGGCGGCGCGATCGCTTTCAACACCTGGATCTTCAAGGGCTACGTCGAGAGCCTGCCCGAATCGCTGGAGGAAGCCGCGATGGTGGACGGCGCGACGCGCTGGCAGACCTTCGTCCGCGTGGTGCTGCCGCTGTCGGGCGGCATTCTGGTCTTCATCTTCCTGAACCAGTTCATCGGCACCTACGCCGAGTTCATCCTGGCGAACATTCTGCTGACCGGCGTGGAAAAGTGGACGGTAGGCATCATGCTCCTCTCGTTCACGCAGGGTCAGTTCAGCACCAAATGGGGCGTGTTCGCTGCCGCCGCCACTCTGGGGGCACTGCCCATTGTGGCGCTGTTCTACGGCTTCCAGGGCTATTTCGTGGGCGGCACGGTGTCGGGCGGGGTCAAGGAGTAA
- a CDS encoding ABC transporter permease subunit encodes MTAIPHPPRSRARSNVPPEGTRGVLLAVLILAVMLGGAVLLAWLLSGLTARLYPTAPPYMILIYGAAVLLLLLPIVLRLFPWMVNWYYLFPALVFLAAFTILPIVLTINYAFTNYNAVNSGNPDSALRTTATLGPDRRVVTLAETPQSTSVQEYLRCKTSDCAGATLVLFDEQASVPFRAKIASVNGLQVTLASLFTANIEVARATRLNSIDYIGLANFREIFAQASRALIPVFIWTVVFAFSTVTINAIAGLILGILLYNKNLKGRNVYRTLLFLPWAIPAVISVQMWVALFNQQFGIVNKGLGLLGFAAVPWLGDPLWAKVSVLVVNLWLGFPYMMTATISALSTINDDLYEAASIDGASRWQQIVNITLPLLRNSFTPILLSGFAFNFNNFGIIYLLTQGGPDQPGREATARSTDILLSWGYNTAFASSGQSNYSLASAIALIIFFLTLAISLVNFKAAGVFEEARK; translated from the coding sequence ATGACCGCGATTCCACACCCCCCCCGTTCCCGTGCCCGCTCCAACGTTCCCCCGGAAGGAACGCGAGGCGTGCTGCTGGCGGTGCTGATCCTGGCCGTGATGCTGGGCGGCGCCGTGCTTCTCGCATGGCTGCTGAGCGGTCTGACCGCCCGGCTGTATCCGACAGCGCCCCCATACATGATCCTGATTTACGGGGCCGCCGTACTGCTGCTGCTGCTGCCGATTGTGCTGCGGCTGTTTCCGTGGATGGTCAACTGGTATTACCTGTTTCCGGCGCTGGTTTTTCTGGCAGCCTTCACGATCTTGCCCATCGTGCTGACCATCAATTACGCTTTTACCAACTACAACGCGGTCAACAGCGGCAATCCGGATTCGGCGCTGCGGACCACCGCAACGCTTGGCCCGGACAGACGCGTGGTCACGCTGGCCGAGACGCCACAGTCGACTAGCGTGCAGGAGTACCTGCGTTGCAAGACGTCAGACTGCGCGGGTGCGACGCTGGTGCTGTTCGACGAGCAGGCGTCGGTGCCCTTCAGGGCCAAGATCGCCAGCGTGAACGGTCTTCAGGTGACGCTGGCCTCTCTATTCACCGCCAACATTGAGGTGGCAAGGGCCACCCGCCTCAACAGCATCGATTACATTGGTCTGGCCAACTTCCGCGAGATCTTCGCCCAGGCCAGCCGCGCGCTGATTCCGGTGTTCATCTGGACCGTGGTGTTCGCATTTTCCACGGTGACCATCAATGCCATCGCCGGGCTGATCCTGGGCATCCTGCTGTACAACAAGAACCTCAAGGGCCGTAACGTTTACCGCACGCTCCTGTTCTTGCCGTGGGCCATTCCCGCCGTGATCAGCGTGCAGATGTGGGTGGCGCTGTTTAACCAGCAGTTCGGGATCGTCAACAAGGGGCTGGGCCTGCTTGGCTTCGCTGCCGTGCCGTGGCTGGGTGATCCGCTGTGGGCCAAAGTGAGCGTGCTGGTGGTCAACCTGTGGCTGGGCTTCCCGTACATGATGACGGCCACCATCAGCGCCCTGAGCACCATCAACGACGATCTGTACGAGGCCGCCAGTATCGACGGGGCCAGCCGCTGGCAGCAGATCGTGAACATCACGCTGCCGCTGTTGCGCAACAGCTTCACCCCCATTCTGCTGTCAGGCTTCGCCTTTAACTTCAACAACTTCGGCATCATCTACCTGCTCACGCAGGGCGGGCCGGACCAGCCGGGCCGTGAGGCCACCGCGCGCAGCACCGACATTCTGCTGTCGTGGGGCTACAACACGGCTTTTGCCTCCAGCGGGCAGTCCAACTATTCGCTGGCCAGCGCCATCGCGCTGATCATCTTCTTCCTGACCCTGGCGATCAGTCTGGTGAACTTCAAGGCCGCAGGTGTGTTTGAGGAGGCCCGTAAATGA
- a CDS encoding maltose ABC transporter substrate-binding protein, producing MKKALTILSLALLGQASAANITVWTHFGGAELNWLKDQAAAFDKKGNKTTIVSVPFDQIPDKLIQSAPKGQGPDVIVTLPQDRLGQLAAAGVIEPMDKYITSKTDFDKTGLQAMTYQGKLFGIPMFAEAVALVYNKKLVSKAPTTWAEFLKTAQANTGNGKFGFLTDLSNAYQNYGVISAYGGYVFKNTSGTLNTKDIGLANAGADKASAFLNDLRYKYNLVPEGVSGDVAKGAFTDGRLAMYLTGPWDMGDIKKAGIDYGIATFPTPPGATGKWSPFVGVQGTMINAYSKNKVAAAQFAKQISSSDAQYAFNKAGGRIPVSLSARTKLKSDPVVSGFGKAISAGTPMPNVPAMGAVWAPWSAAIAQSVQKPNPDYSQILDKAVQEIQGNIK from the coding sequence ATGAAGAAAGCACTGACCATTCTGTCCCTCGCTCTGCTGGGCCAAGCCAGCGCCGCCAATATCACGGTCTGGACCCACTTCGGTGGCGCCGAACTGAACTGGCTCAAGGATCAGGCTGCTGCCTTCGATAAGAAGGGCAACAAGACCACCATCGTCAGCGTGCCCTTTGACCAGATTCCCGACAAGCTGATCCAGAGTGCCCCCAAGGGCCAGGGTCCCGACGTGATCGTGACCCTGCCACAGGACCGCCTGGGCCAGCTCGCGGCGGCGGGCGTCATCGAGCCGATGGACAAGTACATCACCAGCAAGACCGACTTCGACAAGACCGGCCTGCAGGCGATGACCTACCAGGGCAAGCTGTTCGGCATCCCGATGTTCGCCGAGGCCGTCGCTCTCGTCTACAACAAGAAGTTGGTGTCCAAGGCCCCCACCACCTGGGCCGAGTTCCTGAAGACCGCGCAGGCCAACACCGGCAACGGCAAGTTCGGCTTCCTAACGGATCTGTCCAACGCCTACCAGAACTACGGTGTGATCAGCGCCTACGGCGGTTACGTCTTTAAGAACACCAGCGGCACGCTGAACACCAAGGATATCGGTCTGGCAAACGCTGGAGCCGACAAGGCCAGCGCCTTCCTGAACGATCTGCGCTACAAGTACAACCTCGTGCCTGAAGGGGTGTCCGGTGACGTGGCCAAGGGCGCCTTCACCGACGGCCGCCTGGCGATGTACCTAACTGGCCCGTGGGACATGGGGGACATCAAGAAGGCGGGCATCGACTACGGCATCGCTACCTTCCCCACCCCTCCCGGCGCGACCGGCAAGTGGAGCCCCTTCGTGGGCGTGCAGGGCACCATGATCAATGCCTACAGCAAGAACAAGGTGGCGGCGGCGCAGTTTGCCAAGCAGATCAGCTCCAGTGACGCTCAGTACGCCTTTAACAAGGCGGGCGGGCGCATTCCGGTCAGCCTGAGCGCACGCACCAAGCTCAAGAGTGACCCCGTGGTGTCCGGCTTCGGCAAGGCCATCAGCGCGGGCACCCCCATGCCCAACGTTCCGGCGATGGGCGCCGTGTGGGCTCCCTGGAGCGCCGCGATTGCCCAGAGCGTGCAGAAGCCCAACCCGGACTACAGCCAGATTCTGGACAAGGCCGTGCAGGAAATCCAGGGCAACATCAAGTAA
- a CDS encoding MFS transporter: MSEPVSPPPTTGSRPAASTKVILFLTIFTAMLGLSVLFPILAPLGRQLGLSETQVGWFSTAYSLMQFVFSPIWGARSERVGRKPVLLMGLVGFSLSFGLFGYFAHLGLQGTLAGGALFGLLVASRVIGGVLSSATLPTAQAMMADLSSEKDRAASLGLIGAAFGLGVVFGPALGGLLSTFSLTTPIYFSAVLGLVTAAVAYRVLPETRRADSVPMGKGDRRALLTRGAIPLFLAVSALSTLASVGMEQTIAFYVQDTLKLTPGNTARTVGGMLAVFGIVAALVQGGAIRPLSKKIQPTALISLGLAVMAAGMFLLPQTHAYWPMTAALAVIGVGSAILSPSLSAALSLSVPANQQGAVAGLNSSALALGRMTGPLIGTGLYQTVSHGAPYLLSGAVLVLALIWTLAARPRVDMKPESGAIRSG; the protein is encoded by the coding sequence ATGAGCGAGCCCGTCTCTCCTCCACCGACGACCGGCAGCAGACCTGCCGCCAGCACAAAGGTCATTCTTTTTCTGACCATCTTTACGGCCATGCTGGGCCTGAGTGTGCTATTTCCCATCCTGGCTCCGCTGGGCCGGCAACTGGGCCTGAGCGAAACACAGGTGGGCTGGTTTTCCACCGCATACAGCCTGATGCAGTTTGTCTTCTCGCCCATCTGGGGTGCGCGCAGTGAGCGAGTGGGGCGCAAGCCAGTGCTGCTCATGGGGCTGGTGGGCTTTTCCCTCAGTTTCGGGCTGTTCGGCTATTTCGCACATCTGGGTTTGCAGGGCACCCTGGCGGGTGGCGCCCTGTTTGGGCTGCTGGTGGCCTCGCGGGTGATTGGGGGGGTCCTGAGCAGCGCCACGCTGCCCACCGCGCAGGCGATGATGGCGGATTTAAGCAGTGAAAAGGACCGCGCGGCCAGCCTGGGCCTGATCGGCGCGGCTTTCGGGCTGGGCGTGGTCTTCGGCCCCGCACTGGGCGGGCTGCTGAGCACCTTCAGCCTGACCACCCCAATCTACTTCTCCGCCGTCTTGGGACTGGTGACCGCCGCCGTCGCTTACAGGGTGCTGCCCGAAACGCGCCGCGCCGACTCGGTACCGATGGGCAAGGGGGATCGCCGCGCTCTGCTGACGCGCGGGGCCATTCCGCTGTTCCTGGCCGTCAGCGCGCTGTCCACCCTGGCGAGCGTGGGAATGGAGCAGACCATTGCGTTCTACGTGCAGGACACGCTGAAGCTGACTCCTGGCAACACGGCCCGCACGGTAGGCGGCATGCTGGCGGTCTTCGGGATCGTGGCGGCGCTGGTGCAGGGTGGCGCGATCCGGCCCCTGAGCAAGAAGATCCAGCCCACCGCACTGATCTCGCTGGGTCTGGCGGTGATGGCGGCGGGCATGTTCCTGCTGCCGCAAACACATGCTTACTGGCCGATGACCGCCGCGCTGGCCGTCATCGGTGTGGGCAGCGCGATCCTGTCTCCCAGCCTGAGCGCCGCCCTAAGCCTGAGCGTTCCAGCCAACCAGCAGGGCGCGGTGGCCGGTCTGAACAGCAGCGCTCTGGCCCTGGGGCGCATGACCGGGCCGCTGATCGGCACTGGGCTGTACCAGACAGTCAGCCATGGGGCACCGTACCTGCTCAGCGGCGCGGTGCTGGTGCTGGCGTTGATCTGGACGCTGGCCGCACGGCCCCGGGTGGACATGAAGCCGGAAAGCGGAGCAATAAGAAGCGGATAG
- a CDS encoding DinB family protein, whose amino-acid sequence MSQSMFDPAVLKAMGQTPEEVRTRLSVELDRFETQLRGREADWNTTQSGREWSPAQEAEHVLKIDNSIVPLLRLLMSDKALRPMPQVPGEIVDGKRQSPIALLPSDEGLPFEALDTEWAEHRRKLEDMAAQVAETPGRTFWHQFFGEIDALDWLRMVTMHMRNHRKLLEESAAA is encoded by the coding sequence ATGTCACAATCCATGTTCGATCCTGCCGTCCTGAAAGCGATGGGCCAGACCCCCGAGGAAGTTCGCACGCGCCTGAGCGTAGAGCTGGACCGTTTTGAGACACAGTTGCGGGGCCGCGAGGCCGACTGGAACACAACCCAGTCGGGCCGAGAATGGTCCCCCGCACAGGAAGCCGAACACGTCCTGAAGATCGACAACAGCATCGTACCGTTGCTGCGCCTGCTGATGTCCGACAAGGCGTTACGGCCCATGCCCCAGGTGCCGGGCGAGATCGTGGACGGCAAGCGGCAGTCGCCCATAGCCCTGCTGCCCAGCGACGAGGGTCTGCCCTTCGAAGCGCTGGACACCGAGTGGGCCGAACACCGCCGGAAACTGGAGGACATGGCCGCCCAAGTTGCAGAGACGCCGGGGCGCACCTTCTGGCACCAGTTTTTCGGCGAGATTGACGCGCTGGACTGGCTGCGGATGGTGACCATGCACATGCGCAACCACCGCAAACTGCTGGAGGAGAGCGCCGCCGCATGA
- a CDS encoding endonuclease, whose product MDIPPEVLQETHARFISRDAERTRTLERLTVGGPMAANSQEQLEARLTRLGVPYADACSLAEGRERMAAVTGRWPGKTRIQAERVLGANDLVGVAYLDLARSASRAVGRVVLKDTRGRTVGFGTGWLCSPRAILTNHHVLEDIATARLAVIEFNYELLPDGELATPVTLPLDPETLFVTSESLDYSLVAVRGDTSAYGWLPMIGSADKTVLGEALSIVQHPGGETKQIALRENRLVDLLPDFLHYETDTSPGSSGSPVFNDAWEVVALHHSGVPRTDAQGRTLRRDGQPLQPGDPDSDIDWIANEGVRVSRILNDLRTRADAADSALVAEVLSGNRPPIIVSAPAVPGQGVREAISALDLGLVTPGPDGVASWPVTLSIKVRGGEAGLPQPVPQPEPEQPGAYLDPQDEAKAAAYYEGLAVDNTPQARFLALSQLVTRTHTQTPRYSPASELYPAVDVWPDGKLRSLYSAREHTPEELIAADLAAQTRRTELAARESIALDTLEEAFPYNCEHVVPQSWFSKREPMRGDLHHLFACEPDCNSFRGNTPYFDFPDYGEALRSDCGRRDPGEFEPAHGKGAAARATLYFLLRYPGVVRQYSARHLDTLLAWHVATPPGDWERHRNALIFARQGNRNPLIDHPEWGALVDFSEGLGR is encoded by the coding sequence ATGGACATTCCGCCCGAAGTGCTGCAGGAGACGCATGCCCGCTTTATCAGCCGCGACGCCGAGCGAACGCGCACGCTGGAACGCCTGACTGTGGGCGGCCCGATGGCGGCTAATTCGCAAGAGCAACTGGAGGCCCGCCTGACCCGTCTGGGCGTGCCCTATGCCGATGCCTGCTCGCTGGCCGAGGGCCGCGAGAGAATGGCGGCGGTTACTGGGCGCTGGCCGGGCAAGACCCGTATCCAGGCCGAGCGTGTACTGGGGGCCAACGATCTGGTGGGCGTGGCGTACCTGGATCTGGCCCGCAGCGCGTCCCGGGCGGTGGGGCGGGTAGTATTGAAGGACACGCGGGGCCGCACCGTTGGCTTCGGCACTGGGTGGCTGTGCAGCCCGCGCGCCATCCTGACCAACCACCATGTACTGGAGGACATCGCCACTGCCCGGCTGGCGGTGATCGAGTTCAATTACGAGTTGCTGCCGGACGGCGAACTCGCCACCCCCGTCACGCTTCCTCTTGATCCGGAGACGCTGTTTGTGACCTCCGAGTCGCTGGACTACTCGCTGGTGGCGGTGCGCGGAGATACTTCCGCTTACGGCTGGCTCCCGATGATCGGCAGTGCCGACAAGACCGTGCTGGGCGAGGCCCTGAGCATCGTGCAGCATCCCGGCGGCGAGACCAAGCAGATTGCCCTGCGCGAGAATCGGCTGGTAGACCTGCTGCCCGATTTTTTGCACTACGAGACCGATACTTCTCCTGGCAGCAGCGGCAGCCCAGTGTTCAACGACGCCTGGGAGGTGGTGGCCCTGCACCACAGCGGCGTTCCGCGGACCGATGCCCAGGGCCGCACCCTGCGGCGCGACGGCCAGCCCCTCCAGCCCGGAGATCCGGACAGCGACATCGACTGGATCGCCAACGAGGGTGTGCGCGTCAGCCGCATCCTGAACGACTTGCGAACCCGCGCTGACGCGGCGGACAGTGCCCTGGTGGCAGAGGTGCTGAGTGGCAACCGCCCGCCTATCATCGTCTCCGCGCCTGCTGTGCCTGGCCAAGGCGTGCGCGAGGCCATCAGTGCCCTCGATCTGGGTCTGGTGACTCCTGGTCCGGATGGTGTGGCCAGCTGGCCCGTCACCCTGAGCATCAAGGTGAGGGGGGGAGAGGCGGGGCTCCCCCAGCCCGTGCCGCAGCCCGAACCGGAGCAGCCCGGCGCTTACCTCGACCCGCAGGACGAGGCGAAAGCAGCCGCGTATTACGAGGGGCTGGCTGTGGACAACACGCCCCAGGCCCGCTTTCTGGCCCTTTCACAACTGGTCACGCGCACCCATACGCAGACGCCGCGCTATTCGCCCGCCAGCGAACTGTACCCGGCGGTAGACGTGTGGCCGGACGGCAAACTCCGCAGCCTGTACAGCGCCCGCGAACACACCCCCGAGGAACTGATTGCCGCCGATCTGGCCGCGCAAACCCGCCGCACCGAACTGGCGGCCCGCGAGAGTATCGCGCTTGACACCTTGGAAGAGGCTTTCCCATACAACTGTGAACATGTCGTGCCGCAAAGCTGGTTCAGCAAGCGCGAGCCGATGCGCGGCGATCTGCATCATCTGTTCGCCTGCGAACCCGACTGCAATTCGTTCCGGGGCAACACACCGTATTTCGACTTTCCCGACTACGGCGAGGCGCTTCGGAGCGACTGTGGCCGCCGCGATCCCGGCGAATTTGAACCCGCTCACGGTAAGGGCGCTGCGGCGCGGGCCACCCTCTATTTCCTACTGCGTTACCCAGGCGTGGTGCGCCAGTACAGCGCCCGGCACCTGGACACGCTGCTGGCGTGGCACGTGGCCACCCCGCCCGGCGACTGGGAGAGGCATCGCAACGCCCTGATATTCGCCCGTCAGGGCAACCGCAACCCTCTGATTGATCATCCGGAATGGGGTGCCTTGGTGGACTTTTCGGAAGGGCTGGGCCGCTAG
- the serS gene encoding serine--tRNA ligase yields the protein MLDLKFIRENAGAVKHAIKVKGVNLDLDELLALDHELLGVKQRVEAMQAERNANAKLVPRATPAERPALIVKGKELGEEIKVLEPSLRAHEEQLRQLLLRVPNIPLASVPVGGDDSENVELRRQGTLPEFDFAPLDHVELLERQGWSDPERVARVSGSRSYLLKGEAVLLEMAVQMFALDFLSERGFTPLSTSALARPEAFLGSGHFPGGEDQVYKIEGDELMLAGTAEVPVNSLYAGEQLPLNALPITYAAISAAFRSEAGSAGRDVRGLIRVHEFRKVEQYVLCRADEAEALEWFDKILQNAEDLLTALELPYRVVQNCTGDMGAGKVLMYDLESWVPSENLYRETHSCSYLGDWQARRTGLRYRDEEGKLTYAYTLNNTGIATPRILVPLLENHQQADGTIRVPEALRPYLGGKTSLGRPVR from the coding sequence ATGTTGGACCTGAAATTCATCCGTGAGAATGCCGGTGCCGTCAAGCACGCCATCAAGGTTAAGGGCGTCAACCTTGATCTTGACGAACTGCTGGCGCTGGACCATGAGCTTTTGGGAGTCAAGCAGCGCGTCGAGGCCATGCAGGCCGAACGCAATGCCAATGCCAAGCTGGTTCCCAGAGCCACACCTGCCGAGCGCCCCGCCTTGATCGTCAAGGGCAAGGAACTGGGTGAGGAGATCAAGGTGCTGGAACCGTCCCTGCGCGCCCACGAGGAGCAACTGCGCCAGCTGCTGCTGCGCGTGCCGAACATTCCACTGGCCAGCGTGCCGGTGGGCGGGGACGACTCAGAGAACGTGGAATTGCGTCGCCAGGGCACCCTGCCGGAATTCGACTTTGCCCCTTTAGATCATGTCGAACTGTTGGAACGTCAGGGCTGGAGCGATCCCGAGCGGGTCGCGCGGGTGTCGGGCAGCCGCAGCTACCTCCTGAAGGGTGAGGCGGTGCTGCTCGAAATGGCGGTGCAGATGTTCGCGCTGGATTTCCTCTCTGAACGCGGCTTTACTCCCCTGAGCACCAGCGCTCTGGCACGCCCGGAAGCTTTCCTGGGCAGCGGGCATTTCCCGGGTGGTGAGGATCAGGTCTACAAGATCGAGGGCGACGAACTGATGCTGGCCGGGACAGCGGAAGTGCCAGTCAACAGCCTGTACGCAGGAGAACAACTGCCGCTGAACGCCCTGCCGATCACTTACGCCGCCATCAGCGCAGCCTTCCGTAGTGAGGCGGGCTCGGCGGGACGGGACGTGCGCGGGCTGATCCGGGTGCACGAGTTCCGCAAGGTCGAGCAGTACGTCCTGTGCCGCGCCGACGAGGCTGAGGCGCTGGAGTGGTTCGACAAGATTCTGCAGAACGCCGAGGACCTGCTGACGGCACTGGAGTTGCCATACCGGGTCGTGCAGAACTGCACTGGCGACATGGGTGCGGGCAAAGTGCTGATGTATGACCTCGAAAGCTGGGTGCCCAGCGAGAACCTGTACCGTGAAACCCACAGTTGCAGCTATCTGGGCGACTGGCAGGCCCGCCGCACTGGGCTGCGTTACCGCGACGAGGAGGGCAAACTGACCTACGCCTATACCCTCAACAACACTGGGATCGCCACGCCCCGCATCCTGGTGCCGTTGCTGGAAAACCATCAGCAGGCAGACGGAACCATTCGCGTGCCAGAGGCGCTGCGCCCCTATCTGGGGGGGAAGACCAGCCTCGGCAGGCCTGTGCGCTGA